The genomic region CTTTTTCATCTAAGGTAAGATTTAGAAAAAACGTATTTTTCGGCAAGATGTCACTAGCACTTTTACGAAGATTAAAATTGGACGTTTTGTAGTTTACCCGCATTTCTTGGATATTTCCTTCCGGAGGGCCATTCCAATTTCCTTTTTCATCAAAATATTCATCTTCTGCAGCCCATTGATTTTCCCACATTAAATCATAACGGATAAAAATACAATTGGAAGGTAAGTGCGCTTTAATTTTTTCTGAAAGCTCTTCCAAAAACCAACCTTGGTTCTCGAAAGCAGGTTCCAATTTAGGTCCGTAAGGAACATAGGCGTAACAAAAACTATCATTTAAATATTTTACCAACACCAAAAGATCATCTTGCACAGGCATAGAGGCCTCGCTATTGTAACCCAATAATTCTTTGGATACCGTAATTTCAAACCCTTTAGGCGTAAAACCCTGCTCATCCTTTAATCTGCCCCAATAGGGAGTTTGTGGTAATACGTTTGTAGGCTTTATATTTTCAACTGCTTTCTGCTCTATTTTACACAACATTCCGAAAAAATTTCCGGCAAAGCTATAAATTATAGATTGGAATAAAAAATTGGCAGGCAAAGCTTAAATTATTTTAATTATTGAAGATCAATTATTTATAAATTAATCGTTGCTTTCCCAGTCTTTTCTAGATAGCTCGAACCGACGGTCTATACAGTTCGCTTTTGCATTGTAGAAGGTTTTTATAGGATGCATCAACTTGTTGAGAATTTTAGTGGACGCTACATTATTAATATCGGCATCTGCGGTAATTTTTTCAAGTCTTAATTCAGCAAAACAAAAATTAATCATTCCCAAAGCCGTTTCCTTTCCATAGCCTCTGCCCCAATGTTCAAAACGAAATCTGTAGCCTAATTCCCGATCGTTTTCATTATTGGTTAAGAGCATACACAAACCTATTAGTTCGGCACTATTAATAAGATATATTCCCCAATAACAGGATTTATTTGCAAGAATTGTACTGTTTAGGTTTAAATGTTCTTGAAATTTGTTTTCGATGATCTCATCACTCCAACGTATTTGCGGAACGGCATTAATAACTCTTTCGTCTGTAAAAAGTTCCTTGAAAAAACTTCTGTCATATTCTTTTAATTTCCTTATAGCTAGCCGTGCTGTATTGAATAAATCCATTTACTATATTCTTAAATCACATGGAACTGTAACAATTTAAAATAAATCCCATCTTTATTGGTATAAAGTATCATCATTAATCAAAAAACAATCAAATCAATGAAAAATCGAGCAATCACTATCGCTAAAGGTAGAGTTATTTTAGTTATTCTATTTATCCTGTCATTTTTTCCTTCCTATGCAACATGGTCTATTATAGCAGTGGATAGAAACACAGGTGAAATAGGGATAGCAGGTGCATCCTGTACTTTCGATGTATCTGGAATTGCTTCCATAGTTCCAGGGAAGGGAGCCATCGTCGTTCAAGCGGCCAGCAACTATTTCGCGCGCATGAAAGCCGTAGATTTAATGATGGCCGATGCAACTCCCGAAGAAATACTGAATGCTTTAAAAGATAAAGAATATAATCCTGAAAGGCAGCAATACGGGTTTATTTCCATTTCTCAAGGCTCCAACCCCGTGGTGTATTCTGGAGCGCAAATAAATGTATGGAACGGATCTAAAATTAGCACAGATGTTGCTGTTCTAGGTAATATTTTGGTAAGCGACGCTGTTATTAACCATGCTTTCGATGCCTTTGAGAATGCATCAGGTAAACCATTAAATGAGCGTCTCATGCTTGCATTGGAAGCCGGAGCAAAAGCGGGAGGAGATAAAAGATGCGGGGCCCAACATGCCCGTTCGGCCTTTTTAATGGTTTACAACCCTGAAACCGAAGCTATAGACAAACTTTCTGTATTTGGCATCGAAAAAGAAGGCAAGTCAGCTGTATTGCTACTAAAAAAGAAGTTTGATAAACTAATTTCCGTTTACATTAAAAAATGGGATTATAAAAAAATCTATTTTTCTAAATCAAAAATTCTGGTAAATTTTTTAGGCAAATCAGAAGATAAACATATTTCCTTTCCTGTAAAAGGATGCTCAAACTTTAAACTACACGCATGTAAATACAGTCCTTTCCCCTTTAAAATAAGATCTTCTATTCCATATTGTTGATCTCCCAATATAGGATTTCCAATACTCGATAAATGTTTTCTCAATTGGTGTTTTCTACCGGTTTTTGGAATCAATTTCACTAAGTTTAGAGTACCAAACCTATCTGAGGGAACTGTTTGAACAACTTCATACTGTGAGTAAGATTCTTTACCATCGATGGAAAATCTTATGTCTCCAACTGGCTTCATTTTTCCAGTAGTAACCGCGTAATAGGTTTTTTTTATTTTTTTAAGTTCAAACAATTCATTTAGCGCACGGATGCAACCGTTGGTTTTTCCAACCAGTAAAACACCTGTCGTGGGGTAATCTAATCGATGCACTGGTTGTGGTCTAGTGGCATCCCTTTCTGTGCTTAGTTTAAGATTTTGACTCAACGCATTGGCAATGGTTTTAAAGCGGTTACCACTTACGGCGATACCAGCCGGTTTGTAGACAACTGACAAATAATCATCTTCATACAACACCTCCAAAGGAAAAATAAGTTTTTTGGAAGGCTGTACTACTTCCGGTACATGCAGTACGATTTCTTCACCACCGCTGATATAAGTTGCGGTTGTGGCCAACTTACCATTCACTTTTATGAGTTGCTTTTTTAAAGCCTTTTTTAAAGCAGATTTGGTTGGGGTCGTCTCAAAAATACCAACCCCATATTCCTGAAGTCGAATTGGTTTATTTTGAAATGTGGCTATATGGGTTTCTTTTATGTTGATAGAATTCTTTTAACTTTTTTGTTTCACTTTTTATTTTAATTGAATAGCTCAGAGACTCATATATTGTTGCCTAGCGTTCGATCCGAATTTTATAATCAATATAATAAAAGATTTAGGATGTTTGATTTAATTATAGTTCACATAAAAATTAAAAGTTGAACTTATCCATGTAAAATAATTGAGACTGAGTTTTTATTATTTAACCTTACTACTACTGTTGCAGGAGATGGCCACGGCAATTACCTCGCCATGACAAATCGCTTTTACCAACTCAAAATTATTCTATCGCCCCAGTTATCCCACTTAAAA from Galbibacter sp. BG1 harbors:
- a CDS encoding RluA family pseudouridine synthase gives rise to the protein MNIKETHIATFQNKPIRLQEYGVGIFETTPTKSALKKALKKQLIKVNGKLATTATYISGGEEIVLHVPEVVQPSKKLIFPLEVLYEDDYLSVVYKPAGIAVSGNRFKTIANALSQNLKLSTERDATRPQPVHRLDYPTTGVLLVGKTNGCIRALNELFELKKIKKTYYAVTTGKMKPVGDIRFSIDGKESYSQYEVVQTVPSDRFGTLNLVKLIPKTGRKHQLRKHLSSIGNPILGDQQYGIEDLILKGKGLYLHACSLKFEHPFTGKEICLSSDLPKKFTRIFDLEK
- a CDS encoding GNAT family N-acetyltransferase; the encoded protein is MDLFNTARLAIRKLKEYDRSFFKELFTDERVINAVPQIRWSDEIIENKFQEHLNLNSTILANKSCYWGIYLINSAELIGLCMLLTNNENDRELGYRFRFEHWGRGYGKETALGMINFCFAELRLEKITADADINNVASTKILNKLMHPIKTFYNAKANCIDRRFELSRKDWESND